In one Pseudodesulfovibrio tunisiensis genomic region, the following are encoded:
- the ldhH gene encoding L-lactate dehydrogenase (quinone) large subunit LdhH, producing the protein MQKAENLKEYRGELKEALDNDFLRTTLDNFAVSYRAGRANAFKDIDTKALIGEIASIKDKAAANLDDLYEEFKRNAEAAGVHVHYARDAEDANRIICEIAKATRSRKIVKSKSMTAEETLLNHALEDENLEVVETDLGEWIIQLRHEGPSHMVMPAIHLSRYQVKDLFTDVTGKKQEPDIEKLVKVARRELRQKYIEADMGITGANFAIAETGTIGLVTNEGNARLVSTLPRVHVALMGLDKLLPDMHSALTILKALPRNATGQALTSYVTWITGENECLAASDGKKEIHYVVLDNGRSELARDPLFSQVLRCVRCGACANVCPVYRLVGGHKMGHIYIGAIGLILTYFFHGKDKAKNLVQNCINCEACKDICAGGIDLPGIIKEIHTRIQDEEGHPLPSLLLGKVLKNRKLFHTLLRSAKWAQKPMAGDDGFIRHLPMVFARDHGFKALPTIAEKPFRDKWPDLRPDVANPKLSVALFSGCVQDFVYPEQMEACVKLLEGHDVNMEFPMEQSCCGLPVMMMGEKKAARDVAVQNMRAFQSGAYDYIVTMCASCASHLKHNYLKLVKGNPRLESLAMDFSSRVIDFSSFAHDVLKLDPSEFRVTGTRATYHAPCHLCRGLDVHDAPRELIRTAGLEYRECDEEEVCCGFGGTFSMKFPELSAELLRKKLDNVEATGADVLLTDCPGCVMQLRGGLKARGSSIKVRHVAEAMADNRK; encoded by the coding sequence ATGCAGAAAGCCGAGAATCTCAAGGAATACCGGGGCGAGCTCAAGGAAGCTCTGGACAATGATTTTCTGCGCACCACCCTGGACAATTTCGCGGTGTCCTACCGTGCCGGGCGTGCCAATGCGTTCAAGGATATCGATACCAAGGCCCTGATCGGCGAGATCGCCAGCATCAAGGACAAGGCCGCGGCCAATCTGGACGACCTCTACGAGGAGTTCAAGCGGAACGCCGAAGCCGCCGGAGTGCATGTGCACTACGCCAGGGATGCCGAGGACGCCAATCGCATCATCTGCGAGATCGCCAAGGCCACCCGGTCGAGGAAGATCGTCAAGTCCAAGTCCATGACCGCCGAGGAGACTCTGCTCAACCATGCCCTTGAGGACGAGAATCTTGAAGTGGTGGAGACCGACCTTGGAGAATGGATCATCCAGCTGCGCCACGAGGGACCGTCCCACATGGTCATGCCCGCGATCCATCTGTCCCGGTATCAGGTCAAGGACCTGTTCACGGACGTGACCGGCAAGAAGCAGGAGCCGGACATCGAGAAGCTGGTCAAGGTGGCTCGTCGCGAGCTTCGCCAGAAGTACATCGAGGCGGACATGGGCATCACCGGCGCGAATTTCGCCATTGCCGAGACCGGAACCATCGGGCTGGTCACCAACGAGGGCAACGCCCGTCTGGTGTCCACTCTGCCGCGCGTGCACGTGGCGCTCATGGGGCTGGACAAGCTGCTGCCCGACATGCATTCGGCCTTGACCATTCTCAAGGCGCTGCCCAGAAATGCCACGGGGCAGGCCCTGACTTCCTACGTGACCTGGATCACGGGCGAGAACGAATGTCTCGCGGCCAGCGATGGCAAAAAGGAAATCCACTACGTTGTTCTGGACAACGGACGGAGCGAACTGGCCAGGGATCCGCTGTTCTCGCAGGTGCTGCGCTGCGTGCGCTGCGGCGCATGTGCCAATGTCTGTCCGGTCTACCGCCTTGTGGGCGGCCACAAGATGGGTCACATCTACATCGGCGCCATCGGCCTGATTCTGACCTATTTCTTCCATGGCAAGGACAAGGCGAAGAATCTGGTGCAGAACTGCATCAACTGCGAGGCGTGCAAGGACATCTGCGCCGGCGGCATTGATCTGCCCGGCATCATCAAGGAAATCCATACCCGCATTCAGGACGAGGAAGGACATCCCCTGCCCAGCCTGCTTCTTGGCAAGGTGCTGAAGAACCGCAAGCTCTTCCACACCCTGCTCAGGTCCGCCAAGTGGGCGCAGAAGCCCATGGCTGGCGATGACGGCTTCATCCGTCACCTGCCCATGGTGTTTGCCAGAGACCACGGGTTCAAGGCGCTGCCCACCATTGCCGAGAAACCGTTTCGCGACAAGTGGCCCGACCTCCGCCCCGATGTGGCGAACCCCAAGCTCTCCGTGGCCCTGTTCTCGGGCTGCGTGCAGGATTTCGTCTACCCCGAGCAGATGGAAGCCTGCGTCAAGCTGCTGGAAGGGCATGACGTGAACATGGAATTCCCCATGGAACAGTCCTGCTGCGGCCTGCCCGTCATGATGATGGGCGAGAAGAAGGCGGCCAGAGACGTGGCCGTGCAGAACATGCGCGCCTTCCAGAGCGGAGCGTACGATTACATCGTGACCATGTGCGCCTCCTGCGCCTCGCATCTCAAGCACAATTACCTCAAGCTGGTGAAGGGCAATCCCCGGCTGGAATCCCTGGCCATGGATTTTTCGTCCAGAGTCATCGATTTCAGCTCCTTTGCCCATGACGTGCTCAAGCTGGACCCGAGCGAGTTTCGCGTGACCGGGACCAGGGCCACCTACCACGCTCCGTGCCATCTTTGCCGGGGACTGGATGTGCACGACGCCCCGCGCGAACTCATCAGGACCGCGGGACTGGAATACAGGGAGTGTGACGAGGAAGAGGTCTGCTGCGGATTCGGCGGCACCTTTTCCATGAAATTCCCGGAACTCTCTGCCGAACTGCTGCGCAAGAAGCTCGACAATGTCGAGGCGACCGGGGCCGACGTCCTGCTCACCGACTGCCCGGGCTGCGTGATGCAGCTTCGCGGCGGCCTCAAGGCGCGCGGATCGTCCATCAAGGTGCGCCACGTTGCCGAGGCCATGGCCGACAACAGGAAGTAG